In a single window of the Lates calcarifer isolate ASB-BC8 linkage group LG1, TLL_Latcal_v3, whole genome shotgun sequence genome:
- the c1ql2 gene encoding complement C1q-like protein 2 — protein MVLALIIAIPLLVQTSKINAHYEMMGTCRMICDPYNPKPSATALEVMQDLSAIPSPTLVQGTKGEPGRPGKPGPRGPPGEPGPPGPRGPPGDKGDSGKTGYPGVVGTARTETGGELGSAIGGAKIAFYVGLKNPHEGYEVLRFDDVVTNLGNHYDPTTGKFTCQVSGIYYFTYHVLMRGGDGTSMWADLCKNGQVRASAIAQDADQNYDYASNSVVLHLDSGDEIYVKLDGGKAHGGNNNKYSTFSGFLLYPD, from the exons ATGGTTTTGGCTCTCATCATTGCGATTCCCCTACTGGTCCAGACGTCCAAAATTAATGCGCACTACGAGATGATGGGCACCTGTCGGATGATCTGTGACCCGTACAATCCCAAACCAAGTGCTACGGCTTTGGAGGTCATGCAGGACTTGAGCGCTATCCCTTCTCCGACTCTTGTCCAAGGGACTAAAGGCGAGCCGGGACGGCCAGGGAAACCCGGGCCGAGGGGGCCACCCGGGGAACCGGGGCCACCGGGTCCGCGAGGGCCGCCGGGGGATAAAGGTGATTCTGGAAAGACGGGTTATCCAGGAGTAGTGGGCACAGCGCGGACCGAGACCGGCGGAGAGCTGGGATCTGCCATCGGTGGGGCAAAGATAGCATTTTATGTGGGTTTGAAAAACCCTCACGAGGGATATGAAGTGTTAAGGTTCGACGACGTTGTCACGAACCTGGGAAACCACTACGACCCGACAACCGGGAAGTTCACATGCCAAGTGTCTGGGATTTACTACTTCACCTATCATGTGCTTATGCGCGGAGGAGACGGGACAAGTATGTGGGCAGACCTATGCAAAAACGGACAG GTCCGAGCCAGCGCCATTGCGCAGGACGCCGACCAGAATTACGACTACGCTAGCAACAGTGTCGTCTTGCATCTGGACTCCGGGGACGAGATTTATGTCAAATTGGACGGCGGCAAGGCGCACGGcggaaacaacaacaaatacagcacGTTTTCCGGTTTCCTTTTGTACCCGGACTAA